TGTAGCCGGCAAAGCCGAGGAAGAGCGCAAGGCCGAGCGCCGGCACGAGCACGATCCCCATGACCATGGTCTGGTACTCGGCGGGAAAGAGCGGGCCTTCGGGCCCGCGCGGCGCCACGGGAACGAGGAGAAGGGCGCCCAGCACGAGGGAGACGACGCCGGCTCCGCCGATGGCGCCAAAGCCCGGCGAATGGATCTCGACGAGGAGCAGCACGGCGCCAAGCGCAAGCAGCCCCAGCGCCGCGAGGTTCACGTCGAACCCAAGTCCTGCGAGCGCAAGCAGGATGAGAACGAGGCCTGCCACCTCCGCGCCAAGGCCGGGGCTCGAGAGGCCGAAGATGAGGGCGTAGATGCCCACGAGGAGGAACAGCGACGAGAGGAGCGGGTTCTGCAGGAGCTCGGTGAACAGGATTCGGATCGAGCGCTCGAAGGGCTCCACGACGGCGCCCTCGGTCGAAAGCGTGACGGAGCGCCCGCCCGCGAGCGTCACGTTTGTGCCGTCCACGCGCGCGAGGAGCTGCGGGATCGAGAACGACGAGTCGTCTTCGGTCACGCCGGCGGCCAACGCGGCCGACGCGTTCAGGTTGAGGTTCTCCGTGACAAACGCCTCGGCCGCCGTCGTGTTGCGGCCGTGGAAGACGGCAAGCTCGCGGACCTTCGCCACGAGCGCGTTGATGATCTTGCTGTCGTTCACGGGCGCAAAGCCGCCTCCTCCCAGGGACACCGGCTGCGAGCTTCCGATCACGGTGTTGGGCGCCATCGCCGCGCGGTGCGTCGAGAGCAGGATGACCGTGCCCGCGCTCCACGCGACCGCGTGCTGCGGATGCACGAAGCCCACGACTGGCACCTCGCTTGCCACGATGGCGTCCGTGATGGCAAACGTGGCGCCAAGCTCGCCGCCGGGCGTGTTGAGCGTGAGCACGACCGCGGCGGCCCCGCGCGTGCGGGCGGCCGCGAGCCCCTCGCGCACGTACTCGGCCGTGGCAGAGCCGATGGCCCCGTCGATCGTGAGGTGGAGGACAAGCGGTGCTTGCGCCTGCGCCGACGACCACGACGCGCCGGCGAGCGCGGCGAGAAGGACGAGCGGGACGACCCGAAGGGCGCGCATCGTCAGCTTTCGCCCGCGCGCCGGCGGTTGGCGGCCGTGGCCACGGCGATCGCGTCGCCCATGTTGCCGCCCGAGGGCGAGATGATGATGAGGTTCTTCTCGCGCGCGATCTCCTGAAGGGTCTGGAGCTCGCGGAGCTTCATGGCCATGGGCGAGCGCGTGTACATCTCGGAGGCCTCCATCATCTTCTGGGAGGCCTGGAACTCGCCGTCGGCCATGATGATGCGCGAGCGCCGCTCGCGCTCGGCCTCGGCCTGCTTGGCCATGGCGCGCACCATGCTCTCGGGAAGCGAGACGTCCTTGATCGTGACGCTTGAGACCTTGACGCCCCAGGGATCGGTCTCCTCGTCGAGGATGCGCTGCATCTTCTGGTTGACCACCTCGCGCTGGGAGAGGAGGGCGTCCATCTCCATCTGGCCGATGATGTCGCGAAGCGTCGTCTGCGCGCGCAGCGCCGTGGCCGCGAAGTAGTTCTGCACCTGCACGACCGCCTTCACGGGATCGAACACGCGGTAGTAGACGACGGCGTCGACGTCCACCGTGATGTTGTCCTTCGTCACGATGCGCTGCTTGGGCACGTCGATGACCGACACGCGAAGGTCGATCTTCTGGGTCTTGTCGAGGATGGGGATGATGAGCACAAGGCCCGGGCCCTTGATGCCCTGGAGCCGCCCGAGACGGAAGATGACGATGCGCTCGTACTCGCGCAGCACGCGCACGGCGCTTGCCAGCACGATCGCGACCACGAAGAGGAGCAGGAACAGGAGGAAGCTTGCGCCGACGGCGGTGGCGGCTTGCGCGAGAACGGACATGGCCTCACCTTCGCTTCCGGGGAACGGGCTCCTACGATAAACCTTTGGCGAGGAGACGGCCCTCACCGAAACGTTCTTGGTTCCTCCGGCGTAGCGGCGCGGGATGGCACCCGCGTCCGCCGCGGACACCCGCCCCCTCTACGCGCTGCTTGCCGCGACGATCGCGCTTGCAATCGTCGGCGGCGCGTGGGCCTCCGACCGCGCGGCGCTTTCGGCAAGCCACGCGTGGATCGTCGCGAACGAGCCCATCCTGGCCACGCTTGCCGTCGCGAGCCTCTCCGTGCTTGGCGCAGGCTTCCTCCTGCGCTCGCACCCGCGGCGGCACGACGTGCGCATGGCCGGCTGGATCCTCTTCTCGGCCTACTGGCCCCTACAAGCGGCCGGGTTCTTCCTGCAGCGCGACGAGTTCAACGCCTACGCCACGCTCCTGTCGCCCGTCCTCTTCGGCTACCTCGCCTACCACGAGTGGCTGTCCAAGCGCTGGGGCGAGGACCCCTCGCCGCTCCGTTGGATCGCCGGCACGGCCTTCGTAGCCGGGGCCACGTACTTTGCCATCTACAAGATGCCGCCCGTGACGGACTTCATCATCCACCAGGTGGCCCTCCAGTCGAGCTTCCTTGCGAACGTCCTCTTCGGCCTCCAGACGAGCGTCTACGTGGACCCTGGCGCCCTGGACCCCGAGGCCCGGTTCCACGTCTGCATGGATCTTTCCGCCGTCTGTCCGCCCGGCGCGGCCGCGTACGCCGTCACGATCATCCTCGCGTGCACGGCCATCCAGAGCATCATGATCTTCGTGGGCGCCATCTACGCGACCGACGGCGGCGCGGCCATCCGCCGCTACAAGGCGTACCTGTACACGGTTCCCATCATCTACTTCCTGAACCTGTTCCGGAACGCGGGCATCGTCTACGGGTACAAGGTGCTCGGGCTCGACTTCGACCTCATGCACAACTGGGTCGGTAAGGGCGGCTCGCTTCTCGCGCTTGTCGTCATCGCGCTTGCGCTCTTCCGCGTGCTTCCCGAGCTCCACGACAACGTGCTTGGCGTGATGGACCTCTGGAAGCGCACGAAGCCAGGCTTCTTTGGCAAGCCGCCCGGCGGCGCCGCGCCGTCTCCGCCCGCGGGCGCAAGCGAAGTCTGAGTTTACTGCGCAATTGCGCAGTAAATTCCGCGATCCCATCGGCACGTTCAAGCCCTGCTTGCACCTCGCAGGGCCGAGCATGGCGTTCCTTGCGCGGGGAACCTGGCATTGGGTTGCAGCGCCGCTTGTCGCAGGCGCGCTTCTTGTTCTCTACGGGCGCAACGTGGGCGTCCCGGTGGCGCTCGGCGTCGCGCTTCTCCTGCTGGGGCTTCTGTTCCTCCAGTTCTTCCGCGACCCCGAGCGCCCCGCGGCCGAGGGCGTCGCCTGCCCCGCCGACGGCGTCGTGACGGCGATCGAGCGCCGGGCCGCAGGCGAGCTTTTCGTGTCCATCTTCATGAACGTCTACAACGTGCACGTGAACCGCGCGCCGCTTGCCGGCCGCGTGGCCTCGCGCGTGCACAAGCCGGGCTCGCACGTCCCGGCCTTCCGCAAGGATTCGGAGCGCAACGAGCGGGTCGAGTGGGCGTTCGAGACCGAGCACGGCCTCGTGCGCGTCACGCAGATCGCGGGCCTGCTTGCGCGCCGCATCGTTCCGTACGCCGTCGAGGGGCAGCGGGTTGAGAAGGGCGCGCGCATCGGCATCATTCGCCTCGCCTCTCGCGTGGACGTGCTGCTGCCGCCGGGCTTCGAGGCGGCCGTCGAGCTTGGCGAGTCGGTGCGGGCGGGGTCGACGACGCTTGCGCGGAGGCGGTCGCCGTGAGGCGGCGGCTTCGCTTCCACCTGACGCTTGCGGACCTTCTCACGATCGGCAACGGCGTCATGGGTTTCAACGCGATCCTCACGCTTTCGATCGAGACGCCGTACTTCCCGAACCTCTCGGACGCGGTCGTGGCCGGCGCCTTCATCGCGCTTGGCGTCGCGTTTGACGCGCTCGACGGCGTGGCCGCGCGCAAGTACGGAAGCTCGCTTATCGGCCCCGACCTCGACTCGCTGTCGGACCTCGTGACCTTCTGCGTGGCGCCCGCGGTGCTGCTCGTCGTGACGTACGGTCACCTCACGTGGTACCCGGCCATCCTCGTGGCGACGCTTGTCGTGGTCTTTGGCATGGCGCGCCTTGCGCGGTTCAACAGCACCGCGGAGAAGGAGAGCCGCACCTTCCAGGGCCTTCCCACGCCCCTTTGCGCCGCCGCCATCGTGCTGCTCGTCCTCTTCGACGTCATCGTGCTCCGGGACGTCGACTGCGTCGAGGGCGTGTGCCGTTACGGCGCCGCGTACGGCGTCCCCATCCTCGTGCTGTCGGGCGTGCTTGCGTTCCTCATGGTGAGCAACATCGCCTACCCCAAGGCGCGCGAGCGCTTGAGGTATTTCACGGCGGCAGCCGTGGTCGTGGCCATCGTGGTGGCCGCAGGCGTGCTCGTGACGCCGGATTTCACGACGCACCTCCTGCTCGCGGGGCTCGCCTTCACCCTTGCCGTGGTTGCGATCGGGCCCGTCTTCACCCTGCGGGGCGTCGTGCGCTCGGCGCGGACGGCGCGTCGCGCGCGGCGGGCGGCGCTTTTGGCCATGGACGCGGCGCCTTCGGCCGGCGACGCGGGCGAGGAGGAAGTGGTCGAGGAGGAGCTTCTGGCCGAGCCGGGCGCGGCCGAAGCTACGGATTCCTCGCGATCTCCTTGAGCTCCCGCCGGAGTTCCACGCGCCGTTGGCGCTGCGTTCGGCGCTCGTCGGCCCACGTGCGCAGGAGGTCGCGCTCGGTGATCGCAAGCGCAAGCGCAAGGCCCAGGCTTGCGCTCGCGAGGAAGGCGAGGAAGAACGTCGGCACCACGTAGGCGAGGAGGCTGTAGAACAGGACGGACGCGAGGATCCACGTGGGAAAGAGGACGAGGGGCTTCCAAGCGTCGGGAAGCGCGCCGGCGCGGCGCGGGGCGTCCCGCACGAGGGACTCGTTGCGCGTCGCTTTCGTGGCGACGAGGAAGGCAAGCGGGAAGCCGACGAGGATGCTTGCGTGGAGGTTGCGGAGGACGAAGGTCTCCAGCAGGCCCGTGAAAACGAGTCCGAGCGCGGCCGTCGTCGTGAGGAGGAGGACGGGGCGCGCCTCGGGCGGCAGCGCGGGGACGTAGCGGGAGAGCGCCGGCGCCTCGGGCAGTCCGCGCAACACCGCAAGGAGGCCAAAGGCGAGCGCGTAGCCCGCCACGAAAAGGATCGAGAACGCGACGGGCCCGGGGAGCGGCAGGTAGGAGCCCGCGATCGCGCCCAAGGCGAGCGCAAGGACGGGGCCCAGAACGAGAACGCCCAAGGCAAAGACGAGCGCCTCGTAGCGCTGCGGGACCGACGGCAGCTCCAACCGACGCGCCGCCGGCGGAAGGCCGACGGTGGCAAGGGCGAGCGAGAAGCCGCCGGCGAGACCCAGCAGGATCGCGGGCGCGACGGCGGTTTCGGGTCCCAGGACGCCGGTGAACAGGATGCCAAGGCCGTAGTACAGGACGGCCGCCGTCGCAAGCGCGATGGGCAGGAACAGCAGCGGGCGCCGGTGCGGCGGGAGCAGGCGCGTGAGCTCGGAGCGGCTCGTGGGCACGCGGGGCAAGCCCACGATCGCCCACGCGACGGCGTAGCCTGCCGCAAGCGAGAGCGCCATGGACGCGGGCGCCGAGAGCGCGACGAGGCCCGCGTCCGTGAGGGCAAGGCCCACGAGCGGGTACAGGAGCACGGCGGCCACGAGGCCAAGCGGGAAGAAGAGGAGCGAGTAGTGCTGGCGCGGGATGGGCACGGTCTTCTCGATCATCCGCCGAGCTTCCTCGTCAAGCGGCGTGCCGACGAGAAGGTAGGCGCCAAGCGGACCCAGGAGGGCGCCCAGAACGAGGGAGGCGGGGAAGTGGTTCGTCGCCAGGCCCAGGAAGGCAAAGGACAGGAAGGCGAGGACGACGGCCAGCGGAAGGAACAGGACGCGTCGGATCCGGATGTCGCGCACGGCGCCGCGCAGAAGCACGGGCGACGGGGGCACGCGGATTCGGGCCATGCGCCGCTAGCCTCCGTACGTCCTTTTAGCCTTGTCGGAGAATGCCTATTCCGCGGGCTCGGCTCGGCGAAGGTAGCTTGCTGGCACCGAGTCCGTGATGTAGACAGCCTTGCCCGCCTGCTTGATGACGACCTTGTCGTCGCGGGCGGCGCGGGCGTCGATCTCGAGCACGATGGGACTCTCGGCGCGCCGCTGCCCGGCCGCCATGGCGTTCTCGTACGTGCCCGAAAGATGGACCATGCGCCGGTCGGTGGGCTGGAGGCCGCGCTCGAGCACGACGTCGAGCTCCTCCTCCGTCACCGGATAGTAGAGCTTGTCGGGGATGTCGAACGTCGGAAGGTCAAGCTCGAGCTCGAGGCTGTGGCCGTAGGTGGCGCGCACGCGGTCCTTGTCGATCTGGTAGCGGCCCTTGGGGTCCGTGAGGACGATCGCCTCGACGTGGTAGGGCTTGATCCAGTGCAGGCGCTCCTTCTGCTGGCGGACGCGGTTCACGAACTCGGCGATGTCGACCCAGCCGTGCTCGTCCATCTCGACGCCAAAGCGTTCCGGGAAGTGCCGAAGCACGCCCGCCATGATGCGGCCCACGCGGTCGAGCTCGTGCTCGTTCATGAGGAAGCGACCTTCCTCCCCGCAATTCGGGCACGTGTCGCCTCGGAAATACCCGTGCGTGTTGCACTCGCGAAGCATGAGCATCGACCGGAAGCGGCGGTCGTATCAGGGGCGGGGCATATAAGCCTACCCGCAACGGTCATGCGGACCGCACCGCTTGCCCGTTGCATGCAGCCTGCGAAGGCCGATCCGGCGGCAAAGGCGAAGGAGGCCGCCGCGCGGCGAGCCTGCGAGTTCGTCCAAAGCGGAACCGTCGTGGGACTTGGCACGGGATCGACGGCCAACCACGCGATCCGGCGCCTGGGCGAGCTCGTTCGCGAAGGCGCGCTCGACATCCAAGGCGTTCCGACGAGCGAGGCATCGGCCGACCTCGCGCGCGTCGCCGGAATCCCGCTTCTGGACCTCGAAGAGGCCGGCACGATCGACGCGACGCTCGACGGCGCCGACGAGGTCGACCCCGCGCTCGATCTCGTGAAGGGTCTCGGCGGGGCGCTCCTGCGGGAGAAGATCGTCGCCGCCGCGAGCAAGCGTTTCGTCGTCATGGTCGACGAGGCGAAGCTCGTCCCCCGGCTCGGAACGAAGGCGCCCGTGCCCGTCGAGGTGCTCCGGTTCGGCTGGGTGCAGGCGTCGTGGAAGCTCCGGGCCCTCGGGTGCGATCCCGTCCTCCGCCGCGTGAAGGAGGCGCCCTTCAGCACCGACAACGGCAACTGGATCCTCGACTGCCGCTTCCCGCCGATCGACGACGCCGCCGCATTGGAGCGCCGCATCGACGCGGTCCCCGGCGTGGTCGACAACGGCCTGTTCGTGAACCTCGCGACCGACGTCGTCGTCGGCAACGCGGACGGCACCGCGTCCGTGCAATCCCGCAAGCGATAGCGACGCGAGCGCCGCGACGACGCTAACGCCGCACGGTCGCCTGGGGCGCAGGCACCCGCGGAACGGTGGCGACCCGGATCCGCTCGATGGCCGTGAGCTGCCGCGAGGCGGCCTCCCGCACGCCGCGCTCAAGCTCGTCGACGATCTCGGGAAACGGCCGGGTCAAGGCGTACGCGTGGACGGGCCGGCCCTTGCCCTCGCGGTGGAGGTCCCGCTTGCGCACCCATTCGCGCGCGCGAAGCTGTTGCATGGCCACGCTTACCTCGGGTTGGCGCAAGCCCGCGCCCGTTTCGATCTCGGCGCTCGTGGCCTCGCGGACGAGGCGGAGGAAGGACAGCGCGCGCGCCGTGTTGGGCGCAAGCCCCAGCGCCGAAAGAAGCTGGGCGACCTCCTCGTCGCGTTCGTCCAAAACCAGATCGGCGGACCGGCGCATCCCGTCCTCCCTCGCAGCAGCCGCAGCAGGACACGGACATAAGACGCTTGCGGACGGGGGAACGAAAGCGCCGCCCGGCGAGATGGACCCGTTCGGGTTTGGCCCCGCCCATCGTCTCAACGTCGGTCGGCAGCCGCCTGCGATCCATGCCTCTCAACGGCATCTATCTGTACCCGCGCGCCGCTGCGCGCCACGCGCGAACGCCGGCCGGCGATCCCGAATCGCCGTGGGCCGTCGGTCGCCTGGGCGTATGGGGTAGCGGCTATCCTGGAGGCCTTCGGAGCCTCTGACCTGGGTTCGAATCCCAGTACGCCCGTCGATGAGGGGAGCGCCCAGGATAAACTTCATGAATCATGGGGGCGTGGGTCACGGGGGAGGCTCGTCGACGGTCCGCGCAACTCCATGTTTTCTTGCTCTCTTGCTGCCGGCGGTCATGCTTACCGGCTGCCTTGAGCCTTCCGAGGGCGCCACGTTTTCGCTCTATGCGTATCCGTCGGAGTTCGTCGTGGCCACCGACACGCGCGCTGCGGTCGTCGAGAGCTTCAAGGTCGCGTACTTCTCGGGCGTGGCCTCCCGATGGACCGTGGAATCGGATGCGCCGTGGGTCAGCTTCGAGACCTCCGACGGTTCGTCCGTGTCGTCGGGACCCTTCACGAAGGGCGCCTACAGCCTGGGGGAGGCGGCCCTTCTTGTGCGCATGGATCCCGCCGGGCTTGCCTTTGGCGAGCACGTGGCGACGATCGTGGCGCGCGGCGGCGGAGGCCAGGTGAGCGTTCCCGTCCGCTTGACGGTGGCCGACCTGCCGACCGTCTCCGGACTTTCGCTTGCGATCGCAAACGCGACGTGGGTCCTCGACGAGCGCGCAACGGGCGCGGAACGCCGCCCCGTGGCGCTCGCGCCCCAACCCGACGGAATTTCGCCGCACACGTTGTATCGCGTTTCCGCCGACGTGCCCTGGATCTCCTTCTTCGGAAGCGCAGAACCCCTCTCCCGGAAGATCGAGCACGCCCAGTTTGACCTTGGCGTGATCCCGTCGGCAGCCCGCGTGGGCACGAACGTGGGCAACGTGACCGTCCGCATCGGCGACATGGAATCCACGCTGTCGGTCACGCTCGTGCGAATCCCGCGCAGCGCCCCGCCCCATCCCGAATCCAATCCCGAACCCGAAGGGTGGCCGTTCCAGGAGAACGACGAAGAACCCTTGCCGGAAGGATGGGTGCGCGTAACGGGCCGCGCCTGGGACGCCGAGGATGACGCGGAATCGCGCAAGTCCGTCGCCGGCGCTCGCGTCCGCTTCGAGGCCGTCGTCGGAGGCCAGGAGCCACAGACGGGCGTCGCTTGGGCGAACCATTCGGGGGCGTACCGCTTTGACGTTCCCGAGGGCGCGACCGTTCGCGTGTGGGCCGAGAAGCCTTGCCACCGGCTGGCGCAAGCCGAATTCGCCGCGGCCGCAAACGCGCCCGATCTGGTCCTTCTCCAACACCGTAATGCCGTGCCCTCAAGACATGAGACCGCCCGTCGCGACGCCACCCTGTACGTCATCACCGGCGCCACGCACGCCCGCGCGCACGTGGCCCCGATTGGCGACGTGTGCGTGGTCGTGACGGGCGTCGACGACGAGTACTCGCCGTACGACGTGCACGTCTGCCGGGGTTCGCTCGTCGGACCCACGGGGCCGCGCGGCGGCTCCGGCGCTCCGTACTCCGAGGATTGCCTCAAGGAGAGAGCGTCGCTCGGCCAAGAGTACCTGGCCCGCGAGGACGGGTCCTTCGAGGTCGCAGCGCGCGCGTGGCACCCCGTTCGGTTGCGCTTCTTCCATCCCGAGTGCGGCCCCTACGACGGCGTCGTGGACATCGGCTGGCGAGAAGGTCACCCCGATCCGAGGGTGCGCGCCGAAGGCGGTCCCGCAAGCGTCGACACGAGGCCTGCGCCAGGCTACGTCCGCAAGCTGGGCGACCGCTTCGCCGGCCACATCGTCGTGGACGACTACGGCTGGGTCGACCTGCTGCACGTGGGCTTGCCCTGCGTGCGCCTTGTCGCGGCAAGCGACGAGGCGGGCCTTGTCCGGGGCGTCGTCCACGACGGGAGGACCGGCGTACCGCTTTCGCGCGTGCGTTTGCTCTATGAAGTCGAGGATGCGCGCGGCAACCGCGTGGGCGGAAACGCCACGACGCGCAGCGACGCGGGCCGCGAAGGCGAGTTCTCTTTCCGCGTGCCCGCCGGCGCCTCCTGGACGCTTGAGCTCGACGTGCCTTGCTACCAGCCGCTCTTCGTCGGCCCGCGCACCGGGACCGGAACGCTCGAGCCGATCAAGCTGTACGAGGCGGGCGTGACGATTCCCGCGCAAGGGCAGGTTTCCTCGGGGTTGTTCGCTGTGCGCGAGATCGTCCGCTCGCAGCGCGGCAACCTGGGAGGCGTGTGCGTCCAACTGGTGCCCGCGGGGGAAATCCGGCCGGGCAACGACTGGACCGCTCGCAGCTCCGTGAGCCTTCGCGACCGGACGATCGCCGGGTTTGCGGGCACCTACGGGCTCGTTTGGTTCCAGTGGGAGACGGTCGATCTCGTCTTCTCGCATCCCCAATGCAAGACGAAGTCCATCCGCCTTGACGCCGACGACATGCGGCGCCGCGCCAACCTCAACCAGTACGGGGGCGCGGAAGTGTGGCCGGGAAGCGTCCTGCTCGAGTGCGACTTCCCGCCGGATCCTCCCCCTCCCCCCTGCCCGTACCCCAACGGATGGCTCACGGTGCGCGTGAAGCCCGAATACCACGGCGGACGCGACGCTTCCATCTACATCGACGGCGTGCTGCGGGCGGTCAACCGGGTCCAGAATTACCCCGTGCACCAAGAGCACACGGTGGCCGTCTGGCTTCCGGGCGAGCAGCACCCCTTGTGGAACGCCGTCGTGCGCCCGATCCCGTGCTCGAATTGGGGCTACATCGATCGCTGACGGGCGGCCGCGCGAACCGACACGCTTTCGTACCCGCACCGGCCTCGCGCGCCCATGCCCGTCCTTTGCGACGCCGACATCCTCGCGGCCATCAAGCGGCAGGACCTCGCCATCGAGCCCTTCGCCGAGGCGAGCCTCACACCCAACGGCTACGACCTTCGCATCGCGGAGCTCCTCCTTCCCGACGAGACGGGCGCTGCGCCCGTTCGCGACGGGAAGGTGACGGTCCCGCCCAAGGCCCGCTTTCTCGTCTCCACGCTTGAGCGCGTGACGCTGGGCCCCGCCGTGACGGCTCAGCTCTGGATCCGGTCGAGCTTCGCGCGCAAGGGCCTCTTCGCCTCCTTCGGCAAGGTCGAGGCCGGGTTCTCGGGCACGCTTACGATCGGCGGCTTCAACGCTGCAGCCGTTCCCATCGAGATCCCGGTGGGCGATCGGTTCTGCCAGATCGCCTTCGAGGAGCTCACGCGGCCGGCCGAGAAGCCCTACGTCCAACGGTCCGGCCGGTACCAGAACCAGCAGGGAGTCACGCTTGCCCGCGAATGAAGCGCCGCTCCCCCTCGCCAATCCCTGCCTTGCCAACGCCTGCAGCGCGTGCTGCCGGGACACGGAGATGCCCCTGTCGGCGGCCGATGTGGCTCGCCTGGAGAGCGCCACGCGCCGTCCCGCCTCGGACTTCGCGCAGACGCGCGACGGTCTTCTGCGGCTGCGCAACGTCGCGGGCGCCTGCGTGTTCCTGCGGCAGGGCCGGTGCAGCGTCTACGACGCGCGTCCCGAGGGCTGCCGGTTGTACCCGTTTGTCTGGGCACAAGGCGAAGGCGTCCGGCGGGACGCCGATTGTCCGTACCGCAGCGCTTTCCAGCAAGGGGCGGACGTCCCGGCGCGTCTGCAAACGCATCTTGCGCGGCTGGGGCTTTCGCCCTAGATTCCCACGATGCGGCCGTTTGCGTCCACGTCGATCTCCTGCGCCGCCGGCGACTTGCCCAACCCCGGCATGAGCATGACGTCGCCTGCCAGCGCGACGAGGAATCCGGCGCCCGCGCTCGGCACGACGTCGCGCACCGTGAGCATCCAGCCCCGCGGCGCGCCCAACCGCTTGGGGTCGTCGGTCACGGACATGGCGGTCTTTGCCATGCAGACGGGAAGGCCCGAAAGGCCCATGCGCTCGATCCGTCGCAGGCTCTGGAGCGCCTGGTAGTCGTACTCCACGCCGGCCGCGCCGTACACGCGCGTGGCGATCGTCTCGATCTTGCTTCGGACGTCGTCCGAGAGCTCGTACAGGAACCGGGGCGCAGGCGGCGCGGGCGCCTCCTCGACGAGATCCGCAAGCGCAAGGCAACCCTTTCCCCCGTCTTGGAACGGGCGCGCCTCGCACGCCGCCACGCCCCACCGGACGCACGCGGCGAGCACGGCCTTCACCTCCGCGTCGGTGTCCGTCGCGAAACGGTTCACCGCCACGATCGGCGCAAAGCCGAAGGCCCGGACGACGTCGACGTGGTGCTCGAGGTTGAGAAGCCCGCGTTCGACGGCGGCCACGTCCTCGCCGTCGGCTTCGAGCCCGCCGTGCATCTTGAGCGCGCGGCACGTCGCGACGATCACGACGGCCGAGGGCCAGAGGCCCCCCGCGCGGCAGGCGATGTGGAAGAACTTCTCGGCGCCAAGGTCGCTGCCAAAGCCCGCCTCCGTGACCGCGTAGTCCGCCAAGCCCAGCGCAGCCCAGTCCGCAAGGAGGCTGTTTGTGCCGTGCGCGATGTTGCCAAACGGCCCGCCGTGCAGGACGGCGGGCGTGCCCTCGGTCGTCTGCACGAGGTTGGGCCGAAGCGCGTCGACGAGGAGCGCCGCCATGGCGCCCTGCGCGCGCAGGTCCCGCGCCAAGACGGGCGTGTCGTCCGCGCGGTAGGCCACGACGATCTCGCCCAGCCTCCGCTTGAGGTCGTCGAGGCCCGAGGCAAGGCACAGGATCGCCATGACCTCGCTTGCCGCCGTGATGACAAAGCCCGTCTCGCGCGGAGGCCCGTGCGCCGATCCTCCCAGGCCCGTGAC
The sequence above is drawn from the Candidatus Thermoplasmatota archaeon genome and encodes:
- a CDS encoding NfeD family protein, with translation MRALRVVPLVLLAALAGASWSSAQAQAPLVLHLTIDGAIGSATAEYVREGLAAARTRGAAAVVLTLNTPGGELGATFAITDAIVASEVPVVGFVHPQHAVAWSAGTVILLSTHRAAMAPNTVIGSSQPVSLGGGGFAPVNDSKIINALVAKVRELAVFHGRNTTAAEAFVTENLNLNASAALAAGVTEDDSSFSIPQLLARVDGTNVTLAGGRSVTLSTEGAVVEPFERSIRILFTELLQNPLLSSLFLLVGIYALIFGLSSPGLGAEVAGLVLILLALAGLGFDVNLAALGLLALGAVLLLVEIHSPGFGAIGGAGVVSLVLGALLLVPVAPRGPEGPLFPAEYQTMVMGIVLVPALGLALFLGFAGYKVVEVRKRKVAVGGPVEGEIAVVLEAMEAGGSGFVSWKGERWIADTEDDLAAGENAEIVRQEGLRLRVRKPRPPAPDPAASL
- a CDS encoding slipin family protein, encoding MSVLAQAATAVGASFLLFLLLFVVAIVLASAVRVLREYERIVIFRLGRLQGIKGPGLVLIIPILDKTQKIDLRVSVIDVPKQRIVTKDNITVDVDAVVYYRVFDPVKAVVQVQNYFAATALRAQTTLRDIIGQMEMDALLSQREVVNQKMQRILDEETDPWGVKVSSVTIKDVSLPESMVRAMAKQAEAERERRSRIIMADGEFQASQKMMEASEMYTRSPMAMKLRELQTLQEIAREKNLIIISPSGGNMGDAIAVATAANRRRAGES
- the artA gene encoding archaeosortase A, producing MAPASAADTRPLYALLAATIALAIVGGAWASDRAALSASHAWIVANEPILATLAVASLSVLGAGFLLRSHPRRHDVRMAGWILFSAYWPLQAAGFFLQRDEFNAYATLLSPVLFGYLAYHEWLSKRWGEDPSPLRWIAGTAFVAGATYFAIYKMPPVTDFIIHQVALQSSFLANVLFGLQTSVYVDPGALDPEARFHVCMDLSAVCPPGAAAYAVTIILACTAIQSIMIFVGAIYATDGGAAIRRYKAYLYTVPIIYFLNLFRNAGIVYGYKVLGLDFDLMHNWVGKGGSLLALVVIALALFRVLPELHDNVLGVMDLWKRTKPGFFGKPPGGAAPSPPAGASEV
- a CDS encoding phosphatidylserine decarboxylase, giving the protein MAFLARGTWHWVAAPLVAGALLVLYGRNVGVPVALGVALLLLGLLFLQFFRDPERPAAEGVACPADGVVTAIERRAAGELFVSIFMNVYNVHVNRAPLAGRVASRVHKPGSHVPAFRKDSERNERVEWAFETEHGLVRVTQIAGLLARRIVPYAVEGQRVEKGARIGIIRLASRVDVLLPPGFEAAVELGESVRAGSTTLARRRSP
- a CDS encoding CDP-alcohol phosphatidyltransferase family protein translates to MRRRLRFHLTLADLLTIGNGVMGFNAILTLSIETPYFPNLSDAVVAGAFIALGVAFDALDGVAARKYGSSLIGPDLDSLSDLVTFCVAPAVLLVVTYGHLTWYPAILVATLVVVFGMARLARFNSTAEKESRTFQGLPTPLCAAAIVLLVLFDVIVLRDVDCVEGVCRYGAAYGVPILVLSGVLAFLMVSNIAYPKARERLRYFTAAAVVVAIVVAAGVLVTPDFTTHLLLAGLAFTLAVVAIGPVFTLRGVVRSARTARRARRAALLAMDAAPSAGDAGEEEVVEEELLAEPGAAEATDSSRSP
- a CDS encoding RNA 2'-phosphotransferase, which gives rise to MLRECNTHGYFRGDTCPNCGEEGRFLMNEHELDRVGRIMAGVLRHFPERFGVEMDEHGWVDIAEFVNRVRQQKERLHWIKPYHVEAIVLTDPKGRYQIDKDRVRATYGHSLELELDLPTFDIPDKLYYPVTEEELDVVLERGLQPTDRRMVHLSGTYENAMAAGQRRAESPIVLEIDARAARDDKVVIKQAGKAVYITDSVPASYLRRAEPAE
- the rpiA gene encoding ribose-5-phosphate isomerase RpiA, whose amino-acid sequence is MQPAKADPAAKAKEAAARRACEFVQSGTVVGLGTGSTANHAIRRLGELVREGALDIQGVPTSEASADLARVAGIPLLDLEEAGTIDATLDGADEVDPALDLVKGLGGALLREKIVAAASKRFVVMVDEAKLVPRLGTKAPVPVEVLRFGWVQASWKLRALGCDPVLRRVKEAPFSTDNGNWILDCRFPPIDDAAALERRIDAVPGVVDNGLFVNLATDVVVGNADGTASVQSRKR
- a CDS encoding ArsR family transcriptional regulator, translating into MRRSADLVLDERDEEVAQLLSALGLAPNTARALSFLRLVREATSAEIETGAGLRQPEVSVAMQQLRAREWVRKRDLHREGKGRPVHAYALTRPFPEIVDELERGVREAASRQLTAIERIRVATVPRVPAPQATVRR
- the dcd gene encoding dCTP deaminase; translation: MPVLCDADILAAIKRQDLAIEPFAEASLTPNGYDLRIAELLLPDETGAAPVRDGKVTVPPKARFLVSTLERVTLGPAVTAQLWIRSSFARKGLFASFGKVEAGFSGTLTIGGFNAAAVPIEIPVGDRFCQIAFEELTRPAEKPYVQRSGRYQNQQGVTLARE
- a CDS encoding YkgJ family cysteine cluster protein yields the protein MPANEAPLPLANPCLANACSACCRDTEMPLSAADVARLESATRRPASDFAQTRDGLLRLRNVAGACVFLRQGRCSVYDARPEGCRLYPFVWAQGEGVRRDADCPYRSAFQQGADVPARLQTHLARLGLSP